One genomic segment of Scophthalmus maximus strain ysfricsl-2021 chromosome 3, ASM2237912v1, whole genome shotgun sequence includes these proteins:
- the LOC118316747 gene encoding interleukin-17 receptor E isoform X2, with the protein MRPGTALALICALVFSPQLECATTCQKSHRDGRAEGRCPVELTPAAPSLQPGDMYSECVALRVWIRADDFCKAAKIEILSPYKETIWPTLKKRRHKNKCLNERHPGENRIWCYTQQIQQSNTSFSWWELVYDCVKAEAGSVVSVSYNTTSSGCTDSYTVPDPVPEFDLSVNRSSKSITVTVELGEKVHTRWCYRRNAEACMDGSASPQLTIDPSQSRLAVLNIPYMLPCVCIQVYYTFRDACRDNKCPLQKEGLTDIEDVWRSSEVTLYESAVKWSSVCPASGMNISALLCWKQREHLCIPVVASTLEKMEDGPNLKFNTSTVDKHPKMCVQFSLQGSHNISCPFQADMTSWEVHIGSGRQRVFVYLTSFAPATFSIQLCVVNKMGCEAIGPVHTIRMERKTAETRMNVPPHYLVQRPCVQVWQSDPALKGRRILCPDYAHNRCGMYAMAALILVVFIALLGIFLHHLTRSGAAGWLWIQKPVLLVFSSEQSAHVSAACALASFLQGELNATVHMALWAQSSQKQTGARTGVADLGPLPWLYGQWENIRKAQGKVLIIWSPEAKTTYEKWEERETLDKNERKKEDDGKNQDVEEDYKLNGKRLAKCKKAKAAGKEECVRLCDDEDWYQQTEPSSVIAPIFAGALALLQGSLQQCRGQEVAIVYFQGLGHSRDVPKALRGVPRYCLPQDFSGLIQELGGMRRGTTSGRLKVLCWPRLLSKVQSIWLAQQLALRLQTLLPQTQGKKTQGLSVTS; encoded by the exons ATGCGTCCTGGCACCGCGCTGGCGCTGATCTGCGCCCTGGTGTTTTCACCGCAGCTGGAATGTGCCACGACCTGTCAG AAGTCCCATCGTGATG GTCGTGCCGAGGGACGCTGTCCTGTGGAGCTGACCCCTGCAGCTCCGTCCCTGCAGCCCGGGGACATGTACTCCGAATGTGTCGCTCTCCGTGTGTGGATCAGGGCTGATG ACTTCTGTAAGGCCGCGAAGATTGAAATTCTCTCACCGTATAAGGAGACAATTTGGCCGAccctgaagaagaggagacacaaAAATAAG TGTCTCAATGAAAGACATCCAGGTGAAAACAGAATCTGGTGCTACACACAGCAGATACAACAGAGCAATACCAGTTTTTCCTGG tgggAGCTTGTATATGATTGTGTCAAGGCCGAAGCAGGaagtgttgtgtctgtgtcctacaacacaacatcatcagGCTGCACTGACAGCTACACGGTGCCAG ATCCTGTACCAGAGTTCGATCTGTCTGTGAATCGCTCGTCGAAATCCATCACTGTAACCGTGGAGCTGGGAGAGAAGGTGCACACCAGATGGTGTTACCGACGAAATGCAGAGGCGTGCATGGACGGGTCAGCCTCCCCCCAACTCACT ATTGATCCATCTCAGTCTCGATTGGCTGTTCTTAACATCCCTTACATGCTGCCCTGTGTGTGCATACAG GTATATTACACTTTCAGAGATGCCTGTCGAGATAATAAGTGTCCCCTTCAAAAGGAAGGACTCACAG ATATCGAAGATGTCTGGCGCTCCTCCGAAGTCACACTGTACGAGTCGGCTGTGAAGTGGAGCTCGGTGTGTCCCGCCAGCGGCATGAATATCTCCGCCCTCCTCTGCTGGAAGCAACGCGAACACCTCTGCATCCCTGTAGTCGCCTCCACactggagaagatggaggatggaCCCAACCTG AAATTCAACACATCCACAGTGGACAAACACCCTAAgatgtgtgtgcag TTTTCTCTACAAGGCAGCCATAATATATCGTGTCCCTTCCAGGCTG ATATGACTTCATGGGAGGTGCATATTGGAtcagggaggcagagggtgttCGTATATCTCACCTCTTTTGCACCGGCCACGTTCTCGATTCAGCTTTGTGTCGTTAACAAGATGGGATGTGAAGCCATAGGCCCAGTCCACACAATAAGAATG GAGAGGAAAACTGCAGAGACGAGGATGAATGTGCCTCCCCACTACCTGGTTCAGAGGCCCTGTGTGCAG GTGTGGCAGTCAGATCCTGCTCTTAAAGGAAGAAGGATCCTGTGCCCGGACT ATGCACACAACAGATGTGGCATGTATGCGATGGCAGCTTTGATACTTGTGGTTTTCATTGCGTTACTGGGAATTTTCCTCCACCATCTCACCCGGAGTGGAGCTGCAG GCTGGCTCTGGATCCAGAAGCCAGTGTTGCTGGTGTTCTCATCCGAGCAGTCGGCCCATGTTTCTGCTGCGTGTGCACTGGCCTCATTTCTGCAGGGGGAGCTCAATGCAACCGTGCACATGGCTCTGTGGGCCCAGAGCTCACAGAAGCAAACCGGGGCCAGGACTGGGGTGGCAGACCTGGGCCCTCTTCCCTGGCTGTATGGGCAGTGGGAAAACATCCGTAAGGCTCAAGGAAAAGTGCTGATAATCTGGAGCCCAGAAGCCAAGACGACCTATGAGaaatgggaggagagggaaacgCTGGATAAGAATGAGCGAAAGAAGGAAGATGACGGCAAAAATCAGGATGTGGAAGAGGATTATAAACTAAATGGAAAAAGACTGGCAAAATGTAAGAAAGCCAAAGCTGCAGGAAAGGAAGAATGTGTCAGACTATGTGATGATGAGGACTGGTACCAGCAGACGGAGCCATCTTCTGTGATAGCACCAATTTTTGCAGGTGCTCTGGCCCTCCTGCAGGGGTCGCTGCAGCAGTGCAGAGGTCAAGAAGTCGCCATTGTCTATTTCCAGGGCCTTGGCCACAGCAGGGACGTGCCGAAGGCCCTCCGAGGGGTCCCTCGGTACTGCTTACCGCAGGATTTCAGTGGCTTGATACAGGAGCTGGGAGGAATGAGAAGAGGGACAACGAGTGGTAGGTTGAAGGTTCTCTGTTGGCCCAGACTCCTGTCCAAAGTGCAGTCGATATGGCTGGCACAGCAGCTCGCCCTCAGACTACAGACACTGCTGCCTCAGACACAAGGAAAGAAAACGCAAGGGCTGAGTGTCACATCGTGA
- the LOC118316747 gene encoding interleukin-17 receptor E isoform X1, with the protein MYSECVALRVWIRADDFCKAAKIEILSPYKETIWPTLKKRRHKNKCLNERHPGENRIWCYTQQIQQSNTSFSWWELVYDCVKAEAGSVVSVSYNTTSSGCTDSYTVPDPVPEFDLSVNRSSKSITVTVELGEKVHTRWCYRRNAEACMDGSASPQLTIDPSQSRLAVLNIPYMLPCVCIQVYYTFRDACRDNKCPLQKEGLTDIEDVWRSSEVTLYESAVKWSSVCPASGMNISALLCWKQREHLCIPVVASTLEKMEDGPNLKFNTSTVDKHPKMCVQFSLQGSHNISCPFQADMTSWEVHIGSGRQRVFVYLTSFAPATFSIQLCVVNKMGCEAIGPVHTIRMERKTAETRMNVPPHYLVQRPCVQVWQSDPALKGRRILCPDYAHNRCGMYAMAALILVVFIALLGIFLHHLTRSGAAGWLWIQKPVLLVFSSEQSAHVSAACALASFLQGELNATVHMALWAQSSQKQTGARTGVADLGPLPWLYGQWENIRKAQGKVLIIWSPEAKTTYEKWEERETLDKNERKKEDDGKNQDVEEDYKLNGKRLAKCKKAKAAGKEECVRLCDDEDWYQQTEPSSVIAPIFAGALALLQGSLQQCRGQEVAIVYFQGLGHSRDVPKALRGVPRYCLPQDFSGLIQELGGMRRGTTSGRLKVLCWPRLLSKVQSIWLAQQLALRLQTLLPQTQGKKTQGLSVTS; encoded by the exons ATGTACTCCGAATGTGTCGCTCTCCGTGTGTGGATCAGGGCTGATG ACTTCTGTAAGGCCGCGAAGATTGAAATTCTCTCACCGTATAAGGAGACAATTTGGCCGAccctgaagaagaggagacacaaAAATAAG TGTCTCAATGAAAGACATCCAGGTGAAAACAGAATCTGGTGCTACACACAGCAGATACAACAGAGCAATACCAGTTTTTCCTGG tgggAGCTTGTATATGATTGTGTCAAGGCCGAAGCAGGaagtgttgtgtctgtgtcctacaacacaacatcatcagGCTGCACTGACAGCTACACGGTGCCAG ATCCTGTACCAGAGTTCGATCTGTCTGTGAATCGCTCGTCGAAATCCATCACTGTAACCGTGGAGCTGGGAGAGAAGGTGCACACCAGATGGTGTTACCGACGAAATGCAGAGGCGTGCATGGACGGGTCAGCCTCCCCCCAACTCACT ATTGATCCATCTCAGTCTCGATTGGCTGTTCTTAACATCCCTTACATGCTGCCCTGTGTGTGCATACAG GTATATTACACTTTCAGAGATGCCTGTCGAGATAATAAGTGTCCCCTTCAAAAGGAAGGACTCACAG ATATCGAAGATGTCTGGCGCTCCTCCGAAGTCACACTGTACGAGTCGGCTGTGAAGTGGAGCTCGGTGTGTCCCGCCAGCGGCATGAATATCTCCGCCCTCCTCTGCTGGAAGCAACGCGAACACCTCTGCATCCCTGTAGTCGCCTCCACactggagaagatggaggatggaCCCAACCTG AAATTCAACACATCCACAGTGGACAAACACCCTAAgatgtgtgtgcag TTTTCTCTACAAGGCAGCCATAATATATCGTGTCCCTTCCAGGCTG ATATGACTTCATGGGAGGTGCATATTGGAtcagggaggcagagggtgttCGTATATCTCACCTCTTTTGCACCGGCCACGTTCTCGATTCAGCTTTGTGTCGTTAACAAGATGGGATGTGAAGCCATAGGCCCAGTCCACACAATAAGAATG GAGAGGAAAACTGCAGAGACGAGGATGAATGTGCCTCCCCACTACCTGGTTCAGAGGCCCTGTGTGCAG GTGTGGCAGTCAGATCCTGCTCTTAAAGGAAGAAGGATCCTGTGCCCGGACT ATGCACACAACAGATGTGGCATGTATGCGATGGCAGCTTTGATACTTGTGGTTTTCATTGCGTTACTGGGAATTTTCCTCCACCATCTCACCCGGAGTGGAGCTGCAG GCTGGCTCTGGATCCAGAAGCCAGTGTTGCTGGTGTTCTCATCCGAGCAGTCGGCCCATGTTTCTGCTGCGTGTGCACTGGCCTCATTTCTGCAGGGGGAGCTCAATGCAACCGTGCACATGGCTCTGTGGGCCCAGAGCTCACAGAAGCAAACCGGGGCCAGGACTGGGGTGGCAGACCTGGGCCCTCTTCCCTGGCTGTATGGGCAGTGGGAAAACATCCGTAAGGCTCAAGGAAAAGTGCTGATAATCTGGAGCCCAGAAGCCAAGACGACCTATGAGaaatgggaggagagggaaacgCTGGATAAGAATGAGCGAAAGAAGGAAGATGACGGCAAAAATCAGGATGTGGAAGAGGATTATAAACTAAATGGAAAAAGACTGGCAAAATGTAAGAAAGCCAAAGCTGCAGGAAAGGAAGAATGTGTCAGACTATGTGATGATGAGGACTGGTACCAGCAGACGGAGCCATCTTCTGTGATAGCACCAATTTTTGCAGGTGCTCTGGCCCTCCTGCAGGGGTCGCTGCAGCAGTGCAGAGGTCAAGAAGTCGCCATTGTCTATTTCCAGGGCCTTGGCCACAGCAGGGACGTGCCGAAGGCCCTCCGAGGGGTCCCTCGGTACTGCTTACCGCAGGATTTCAGTGGCTTGATACAGGAGCTGGGAGGAATGAGAAGAGGGACAACGAGTGGTAGGTTGAAGGTTCTCTGTTGGCCCAGACTCCTGTCCAAAGTGCAGTCGATATGGCTGGCACAGCAGCTCGCCCTCAGACTACAGACACTGCTGCCTCAGACACAAGGAAAGAAAACGCAAGGGCTGAGTGTCACATCGTGA